A single genomic interval of Lathyrus oleraceus cultivar Zhongwan6 chromosome 7, CAAS_Psat_ZW6_1.0, whole genome shotgun sequence harbors:
- the LOC127102524 gene encoding probable LRR receptor-like serine/threonine-protein kinase At1g06840 — protein MFLSEGHKYQVVFSLWFCFYLVLIAAQDNITDPTEVEALKAIKERLIDPNGNLSNWIRGDPCISRWTGVLCFNETLIDGYLHVQELQLMNLSLSGNLAPEIGSLAYMERLNFMWNKITGSIPKEIGNIKSLVLLLLNGNLLTGSLPDELGFLPNLDRIQIDQNHISGPLPTSFANLNKTKHFHMNNNSISGQIPPELWRLPKLAHFLLDNNNLSGYLPLELSKLPTITYKKPVSNIR, from the coding sequence ATGTTTCTTTCAGAAGGTCACAAGTATCAAGTTGTTTTCAGTTTATGGTTTTGTTTCTATTTGGTGCTTATTGCTGCACAGGATAATATCACTGACCCTACCGAAGTTGAAGCATTAAAAGCCATAAAAGAAAGGTTGATTGATCCTAATGGAAATTTGAGCAATTGGATACGCGGAGACCCATGTATATCTCGCTGGACAGGAGTTTTATGTTTCAATGAAACATTAATTGATGGCTATTTACACGTTCAAGAATTGCAACTAATGAATTTGAGCTTGTCCGGAAATTTGGCACCAGAAATTGGCAGCTTAGCTTATATGGAAAGATTGAACTTCATGTGGAACAAAATAACTGGGAGTATTCCAAAGGAAATTGGCAATATCAAATCTTTAGTCCTCTTGCTATTAAATGGAAATCTATTAACAGGGTCACTGCCAGATGAGCTTGGCTTTCTTCCGAACCTTGATAGAATACAAATCGATCAAAATCATATATCAGGACCTCTACCAACATCATTCGCAAACCTGAACAAGACAAAGCATTTTCACATGAACAATAATTCAATTAGCGGGCAAATCCCTCCAGAACTCTGGCGATTACCAAAGCTTGCTCACTTCCTTCTTGACAACAACAATTTATCAGGATATCTTCCTCTTGAGCTTTCCAAACTTCCAACCATAACCTACAAAAAACCAGTAAGCAACATCAGGTAG